Proteins found in one Cyanobacteria bacterium QS_8_64_29 genomic segment:
- the sodN gene encoding superoxide dismutase, Ni, protein MLKQAIAQVKAWFPAPAASAHCDGPCGVYDPASARIAAEAVVSLTNKLLNLEPPQGNDQRSLVDYHNTMSRFIKIKEEQAEIAKRELLILWTDYFKPHHLEQYPDLHDKVWKATKLCSTCKQQVDLDSANQLMSYVKEIHDIFWTTKERSDVVWYKAS, encoded by the coding sequence ATGCTCAAGCAAGCAATCGCTCAGGTCAAAGCTTGGTTCCCGGCTCCGGCGGCAAGCGCCCACTGCGACGGGCCTTGCGGCGTCTACGATCCGGCTTCCGCACGCATCGCGGCTGAGGCGGTCGTCTCGCTAACCAACAAGCTACTCAACCTGGAGCCGCCGCAGGGCAACGACCAGCGCTCGCTGGTGGACTACCACAATACCATGTCGCGCTTCATCAAAATTAAGGAAGAGCAAGCCGAGATCGCCAAGCGCGAGCTGCTGATCCTGTGGACGGACTACTTCAAGCCCCATCACCTCGAGCAGTATCCCGACCTGCACGACAAAGTGTGGAAGGCTACCAAGCTCTGCTCCACCTGCAAGCAGCAAGTGGATCTCGATAGCGCCAATCAGCTCATGAGCTACGTCAAAGAGATCCACGACATCTTCTGGACCACCAAGGAGCGCAGCGACGTCGTCTGGTACAAGGCCAGCTAA
- a CDS encoding universal stress protein has translation MLARILAAVDRSPVNEVVFEQALYLARLSGATLYLLHVLTSRERAAPNLQPGLSVTNLYFPQYGGEMIRDYRHEWGSFERESLDRLQALVGRAQAQGISAEYVQVAGKPSRRICEFARDWNVDLVVVGRRGRAGLRRLSLGRVSNHVVNHAPCAVWVADASRPSQAEAEADGAAALAQP, from the coding sequence ATGCTAGCGCGCATTCTGGCTGCTGTGGATCGCTCGCCCGTCAATGAGGTCGTCTTCGAGCAGGCGCTCTATCTGGCGCGCCTCTCGGGCGCGACGCTCTATCTGCTCCACGTGCTGACCTCGCGCGAGCGTGCGGCCCCCAACCTGCAACCGGGCCTGTCCGTGACCAACCTCTACTTCCCGCAGTACGGCGGCGAGATGATTCGCGACTACCGCCACGAGTGGGGAAGCTTCGAGCGCGAGAGCCTGGATCGCCTGCAAGCGTTGGTGGGGCGCGCGCAAGCCCAAGGCATCTCGGCGGAGTACGTGCAGGTTGCCGGCAAGCCCAGCCGCCGCATTTGCGAGTTTGCGCGCGATTGGAACGTCGATTTGGTGGTGGTGGGCCGGCGCGGCCGGGCCGGCCTGCGCCGCCTGTCATTGGGTCGGGTTAGCAACCACGTGGTCAACCACGCCCCCTGCGCCGTCTGGGTTGCCGATGCCTCGCGCCCGTCCCAGGCTGAGGCTGAGGCCGATGGAGCAGCAGCCCTCGCCCAGCCTTAG
- the ppk1 gene encoding polyphosphate kinase 1, which produces MFTIHVFLLYFNRELSWLAFNERVLHEALDSRTPLLERLKFMAIFSSNLDEFFMVRVAGLKQQVEAGVTQLTPDGRTPSQQLEAIRERLHPTVEQQDQHFEYNLRLQLASEGIHLIDYVDLHQEQRSYLQAFFEEQIFPVLTPLAVDPSHPFPYISNLSLNLAVVVRSPETDQELFARIKVPKVLPRFIQLPEELGHSPQDPEQSVSVWTGVPLEQAIAHNLESLFPGMQVQECYPFRITRNADLTVEEDEADDLMLAIEQELCKRRRGGSAVRMELHASTPTNVRNMLMRELGLAQGDVYELDGLLGLNDLMSLAELPLPQLKDAPWTPVTPPRLQRTERAQSSASDSLSEDDPQRRLEVGQDIFSVIRAGDLLIHPPYHDFRTTVQRFIQEAVEDPQVLAIKMTLYRTSGDSAIVNALIRAAERGKQVAVLVELRARFDEENNIIWARKLEQAGVHVIYGLVGLKTHTKVALVVRRESDRIRRYFHIGTGNYNPKTAGLYTDLGILSCRTELGADLTDLFNYLTGYSHQRAYRQLLVAPVNLRDRMVALIQREAQNCRNGGSGRIVAKMNALVDPQIIAALYGASCAGVSIDLIVRGICCLRPGVEGVSDNIRVISIVGRFLEHSRIFYFYNAGESEYYLGSADWMQRNLDRRVEAVTPVLDANIQQELAEILGIMLADNCQAWELQSDGSYQQRQPPSTDRAQSSHQILCEMALEAARSVQERG; this is translated from the coding sequence CTGTTCACGATCCATGTGTTTTTGCTATACTTCAACCGGGAGCTGAGTTGGCTAGCCTTTAACGAGCGCGTTCTGCACGAGGCACTCGATTCGCGCACTCCGCTGCTAGAGCGCCTCAAATTTATGGCCATTTTTAGCTCCAATTTGGATGAGTTTTTCATGGTGCGCGTGGCCGGGCTCAAGCAGCAGGTGGAGGCAGGCGTTACCCAGCTGACGCCCGACGGGCGGACGCCGTCGCAGCAGCTCGAGGCGATCAGAGAGCGTCTGCATCCCACCGTGGAGCAGCAGGACCAGCACTTTGAGTACAACCTGCGGCTGCAGCTGGCCTCGGAAGGCATCCACCTGATCGACTATGTGGACCTGCACCAGGAGCAGCGCAGTTACTTGCAAGCGTTTTTTGAAGAGCAGATCTTCCCGGTGCTCACGCCGCTAGCGGTGGATCCCAGTCACCCCTTCCCCTACATCTCCAACCTGAGCTTGAACCTGGCAGTAGTGGTGCGCTCGCCCGAGACGGACCAGGAGCTGTTCGCGCGCATCAAGGTCCCCAAGGTGCTGCCGCGCTTCATCCAGCTCCCCGAGGAGTTGGGTCACTCGCCCCAAGACCCGGAGCAGTCCGTCTCGGTCTGGACGGGGGTCCCGCTCGAGCAGGCGATTGCCCACAACCTGGAGTCGTTGTTCCCCGGAATGCAGGTGCAGGAGTGCTACCCGTTCCGCATTACCCGCAACGCCGACCTCACCGTCGAAGAGGACGAGGCCGACGACCTCATGCTGGCGATCGAGCAGGAGCTGTGCAAGCGGCGCCGTGGCGGCTCGGCCGTGCGGATGGAGCTGCATGCCTCCACCCCAACCAACGTCCGCAACATGCTGATGCGCGAGCTGGGCTTGGCCCAGGGCGATGTCTACGAACTCGACGGCCTGCTGGGCTTGAACGATCTGATGTCGCTGGCAGAGCTGCCGCTGCCCCAGCTCAAAGATGCCCCCTGGACGCCGGTAACGCCGCCTCGCTTGCAGCGCACCGAGCGCGCGCAGTCCAGTGCTAGCGACTCCCTCAGCGAGGACGACCCCCAACGGCGGCTAGAGGTCGGCCAGGATATCTTTTCGGTCATTCGCGCGGGGGACTTGCTAATCCATCCCCCTTACCACGACTTTAGAACGACCGTGCAGCGCTTCATCCAAGAAGCGGTCGAGGACCCCCAGGTGCTGGCCATCAAAATGACGCTCTACCGCACCTCGGGGGACTCGGCGATTGTCAATGCCTTAATCCGAGCGGCCGAGCGGGGCAAGCAAGTCGCGGTCCTGGTCGAGCTGCGGGCGCGCTTCGATGAGGAAAACAACATCATCTGGGCGCGCAAGCTCGAGCAGGCAGGCGTCCACGTCATCTACGGGCTGGTGGGGCTCAAAACCCACACCAAAGTTGCCCTGGTGGTCCGGCGCGAGTCGGATCGCATCCGCCGCTACTTCCACATCGGCACGGGCAACTACAACCCCAAAACCGCTGGCCTCTACACGGATTTGGGCATTCTCAGCTGCCGGACGGAGTTGGGGGCCGATCTCACCGACCTGTTCAACTACCTCACCGGTTACTCGCACCAGCGGGCGTACCGCCAGCTATTGGTGGCGCCGGTGAACTTGCGCGATCGCATGGTCGCCCTAATCCAGCGCGAGGCGCAAAACTGCCGCAATGGGGGGTCGGGGCGCATTGTCGCCAAGATGAATGCGCTGGTGGATCCCCAAATTATTGCCGCCCTCTACGGGGCCTCGTGCGCCGGGGTCAGCATCGATTTGATCGTGCGCGGCATCTGCTGCCTGCGCCCGGGGGTAGAAGGCGTCAGCGACAACATCCGCGTCATTAGTATTGTCGGGCGCTTTTTGGAACACTCGCGCATTTTTTACTTTTACAACGCTGGCGAGAGCGAGTACTACCTGGGCAGCGCTGATTGGATGCAGCGCAACCTCGACCGGCGCGTGGAAGCCGTGACCCCAGTTTTGGATGCCAACATTCAGCAAGAGCTGGCCGAAATTCTGGGCATCATGCTGGCCGACAACTGCCAGGCTTGGGAGCTGCAGTCCGATGGCAGCTACCAGCAGCGCCAGCCTCCCTCCACCGATCGCGCCCAAAGCAGCCACCAGATCCTGTGCGAGATGGCGCTCGAGGCCGCCCGTAGCGTGCAGGAGCGCGGCTAG
- a CDS encoding quaternary ammonium transporter: MLAVAVALVAVACGSGSETAREPIRIGSKDFAEQRILGEAYAQLLDANGYAVEREFNLGGTPVAHAALTSGEIDCYPEYTGTALLTVLEGEPSADREAVYRRVAQAYRQRYDLRWLQPSPMSNSQALVTTTATARQYGLETVSDFAARASELILAGPPEFRARADGLPGLKQAYGNFELAAYKAVDPGLRYRALLAGEADAVVGFTTDGEIAARDLVVLADDRNLFPPYQVAPVVRAQLLAQRRGLQATLNKLAPHITTERMRQLNYRVTGKQQEPAAVARSLLTEAYLLPAP; the protein is encoded by the coding sequence GTGCTGGCGGTAGCAGTCGCGCTCGTGGCGGTTGCCTGCGGCAGCGGGAGCGAGACCGCGCGCGAGCCCATCCGCATTGGGTCCAAAGACTTTGCCGAGCAGCGCATCCTGGGTGAGGCGTACGCGCAACTGCTAGACGCTAACGGCTACGCCGTCGAGCGCGAGTTCAACTTGGGGGGGACCCCTGTGGCGCACGCGGCCCTAACCAGCGGCGAGATCGACTGCTACCCCGAGTATACGGGGACGGCCCTGCTGACCGTCTTGGAGGGCGAACCCAGTGCCGACCGGGAAGCGGTCTACCGCCGGGTGGCGCAAGCGTACCGCCAGCGCTACGACCTGCGCTGGCTGCAACCTTCGCCCATGAGCAACAGCCAGGCGTTGGTCACTACGACTGCCACCGCACGCCAATACGGGCTCGAGACCGTTTCCGATTTTGCCGCTCGCGCCAGCGAGCTGATCCTGGCGGGGCCACCCGAGTTTCGAGCGCGCGCGGACGGCCTGCCCGGGCTCAAGCAGGCTTATGGCAACTTCGAGCTGGCAGCCTATAAAGCGGTCGACCCGGGCCTGCGCTACCGCGCGCTGCTGGCCGGCGAGGCCGATGCCGTCGTGGGCTTTACCACCGACGGCGAGATTGCCGCCCGCGATCTGGTCGTACTGGCCGATGATCGCAACCTGTTTCCGCCCTACCAAGTTGCGCCCGTGGTGCGCGCCCAACTGCTGGCGCAGCGGCGCGGGCTGCAGGCAACTCTCAACAAGCTGGCACCCCACATCACCACCGAGCGCATGCGGCAGCTCAACTACCGGGTCACGGGCAAGCAACAGGAACCGGCCGCCGTGGCCCGCTCCCTGCTGACCGAGGCCTATTTGCTGCCTGCCCCATGA